From Micromonospora nigra, one genomic window encodes:
- a CDS encoding putative bifunctional diguanylate cyclase/phosphodiesterase, whose product MPGAALASDLGALTVAVWSMVACADAARRHPAALRRFWLLLAVTMGLAAVGRALWTVFRLTGDDLPHTPLIGAVFTAGIVTGTAALLCAGSAPRSLVGRARTVLDGMIVALALIPIGWVLVFRGIAAADLSDPLRTFGLLYPMLDLMQLTILVAVAGPGRPVWLPMTLIGVGLAVRVVADAAYVSLFAAGEYAPGHPIDVCWPLTYLLIGVATRHPPPHRDAGDDKRDSPLPPRWRVALPYLPVGGAIVAVVLTRRPTGQTPPLVFAALMALLAALALRQGLAANENLRLVARLRHLAYVDQLTGLPNRLTFVRRLRAGLRDKPAVAVLLLDLDGFKQVNDRFGHTAGDTLLAGLAARMRAAVADDGMIARLGGDEFAVLLAGGRPVTPERLAERLLAALHPSSGEEVVGVHPSASIGIAEYGPRHTSYTDLLRDADIAMYAAKAAGKSAYRRCTPALRESAVSRAELIADLRRAVDEQQLHLDFQPIVDLSTGTVRSAEALVRWRHPRLGLLSPARFLPLAEETGLVVPIDRWVIREACRAAASWRDRLPEATVAVNIAAAHLRRPDLVATVTAATGEAGLAPQALTLELTESALIEDTDAVLDRLGRLRELGVRIAIDDFGTGYSSLSYLHRIPATELKIDRSFVSRIPEDARAYATVEMVTRLAGAFDLRVVAEGVETDGQHAAVAAIGCAQGQGWRYGRPASLAELHGRAGSGAGAAPGGGSGAGAVPGGGLKAGAVSGGGPDPAGRVTGAAESGLTLT is encoded by the coding sequence TTGCCCGGAGCCGCACTGGCCAGCGACCTCGGCGCGCTGACCGTCGCGGTCTGGTCCATGGTGGCGTGTGCCGACGCGGCCCGGCGGCATCCCGCCGCGCTGCGCCGGTTCTGGCTGCTGCTGGCGGTCACCATGGGTCTCGCCGCCGTCGGCCGGGCGCTGTGGACGGTGTTCCGGCTCACCGGTGACGACCTGCCGCACACGCCGCTGATCGGCGCGGTGTTCACCGCCGGGATCGTCACCGGCACCGCCGCGTTGCTGTGCGCCGGGTCCGCTCCCCGAAGTCTCGTCGGCCGGGCCCGCACCGTGCTCGACGGGATGATCGTCGCGCTGGCGCTCATCCCGATCGGCTGGGTGCTGGTGTTCCGGGGCATCGCCGCCGCAGACCTGAGCGATCCACTGCGCACCTTCGGCCTGCTCTACCCGATGCTCGACCTGATGCAGCTGACCATTCTCGTCGCGGTCGCCGGGCCGGGTCGGCCGGTGTGGCTACCGATGACGCTGATCGGTGTCGGGCTGGCCGTACGCGTCGTCGCCGACGCCGCGTACGTCTCGCTGTTCGCCGCCGGCGAGTACGCCCCCGGCCACCCGATCGACGTGTGCTGGCCGCTGACGTACCTGCTGATCGGGGTGGCGACCCGCCATCCGCCGCCGCACCGCGACGCCGGTGACGACAAGCGCGATTCGCCGCTGCCGCCGCGGTGGCGGGTGGCACTGCCGTACCTGCCGGTCGGCGGGGCCATCGTGGCGGTGGTGCTGACCCGGCGGCCGACCGGGCAGACCCCACCGCTGGTCTTCGCCGCCCTGATGGCGCTGCTGGCGGCACTGGCGCTGCGGCAGGGCCTGGCCGCCAACGAGAACCTGCGGCTGGTGGCCCGGCTGCGCCACCTCGCGTACGTCGACCAGCTCACCGGGCTGCCCAACCGGCTGACGTTCGTCCGGCGGCTGCGGGCCGGCCTGCGGGACAAGCCCGCCGTGGCCGTCCTGCTCCTCGACCTGGACGGGTTCAAGCAGGTCAACGACCGGTTCGGGCACACCGCCGGGGACACCCTGCTGGCCGGCCTGGCCGCTCGGATGCGCGCCGCCGTCGCCGACGACGGGATGATCGCCCGGCTCGGCGGCGACGAGTTCGCGGTGTTGCTCGCCGGGGGCCGCCCGGTGACGCCGGAACGGCTGGCCGAGCGGCTGCTCGCCGCGCTGCACCCGTCGTCGGGGGAGGAGGTCGTCGGGGTGCATCCGTCGGCCAGCATCGGCATCGCCGAGTACGGTCCCCGGCACACCTCGTACACCGACCTGCTCCGGGACGCCGACATCGCGATGTACGCGGCCAAGGCCGCCGGCAAGTCCGCGTACCGGCGGTGCACGCCGGCGCTGCGGGAATCGGCGGTCAGTCGCGCCGAGCTGATCGCCGACCTGCGTCGGGCCGTCGACGAACAGCAGCTGCACCTGGACTTCCAGCCCATCGTCGACCTGTCCACGGGCACGGTGCGCAGCGCCGAGGCGCTGGTGCGGTGGCGGCACCCCCGGCTGGGGCTGCTCAGCCCGGCGCGGTTCCTGCCGCTGGCCGAGGAGACCGGGCTGGTCGTACCCATCGACCGGTGGGTGATCCGGGAGGCGTGCCGGGCGGCGGCCAGTTGGCGCGACCGGCTGCCGGAGGCGACCGTGGCGGTGAACATCGCCGCGGCCCACCTGCGCCGCCCCGACCTGGTCGCCACGGTCACCGCCGCCACCGGCGAGGCGGGCCTGGCGCCGCAGGCGCTGACCCTGGAGCTGACCGAGTCGGCGTTGATCGAGGACACCGATGCGGTGCTGGACCGGCTGGGCCGGCTGCGCGAGCTGGGGGTGCGGATCGCGATCGACGACTTCGGTACCGGCTACTCGTCGCTGAGCTATCTGCATCGCATCCCCGCCACCGAGTTGAAGATCGACCGCTCGTTCGTGTCGCGGATCCCCGAGGACGCCCGCGCGTACGCGACCGTGGAGATGGTGACCCGGCTCGCGGGCGCCTTCGATCTGCGCGTGGTGGCCGAGGGGGTGGAGACCGACGGGCAGCACGCGGCGGTCGCCGCGATCGGCTGCGCCCAGGGCCAGGGCTGGCGGTACGGCCGCCCGGCCAGCCTCGCCGAGTTGCATGGCCGGGCCGGTTCGGGTGCCGGTGCCGCGCCCGGCGGGGGTTCGGGTGCCGGGGCCGTGCCCGGCGGTGGGCTGAAGGCCGGGGCCGTGTCCGGCGGTGGACCGGACCCCGCGGGGCGGGTGACCGGTGCCGCAGAATCGGGCTTGACCCTCACGTAA